In Pseudomonadota bacterium, a single window of DNA contains:
- a CDS encoding prepilin-type N-terminal cleavage/methylation domain-containing protein: protein MKRPAMNIHTLLRRPGKLPARPGGFHALEKMIIAGDQGVTLFELMVAVLLLGMISTMIYSVLNVGITFSAKGENKILEIERKYAFLDLMHRQIHSALYNKTESRIMIAAQENILKIVTRSPMIYRQEGLVLAIYRYDPIEEDVYYTEKRDFYNADYQDEYVPDFDDMRLLLHNAGSITFAYDPATANGVQLEYLGESYDIVPRCATAQIPGS, encoded by the coding sequence ATGAAAAGACCCGCAATGAATATCCATACCCTTTTGCGCAGACCAGGGAAATTGCCTGCAAGGCCAGGCGGCTTTCATGCCCTGGAAAAAATGATAATCGCCGGGGATCAGGGTGTGACGCTATTTGAGTTGATGGTTGCGGTTCTGCTCCTTGGAATGATTTCGACGATGATCTATTCGGTGCTTAATGTGGGGATTACTTTTTCCGCCAAGGGCGAAAATAAAATCCTTGAAATAGAGCGGAAATACGCTTTTCTGGACCTTATGCACCGGCAGATTCACAGTGCCTTGTATAACAAGACAGAGAGTCGGATTATGATTGCCGCTCAGGAGAATATCCTTAAAATTGTCACGCGGAGCCCGATGATTTACCGGCAGGAAGGTCTTGTTCTGGCCATATACAGATATGACCCCATCGAGGAAGATGTTTATTATACCGAGAAGCGGGATTTTTATAATGCGGACTACCAGGATGAGTATGTCCCGGATTTCGATGATATGCGGCTTTTGTTGCACAATGCCGGGAGTATCACCTTTGCCTATGACCCGGCCACGGCAAACGGCGTCCAGTTGGAATACCTGGGAGAATCCTATGACATCGTGCCCCGGTGCGCCACCGCGCAGATCCCCGGATCATAA
- a CDS encoding prepilin-type N-terminal cleavage/methylation domain-containing protein, with protein MAQVHGIFRNHKGFTLIELLVVLLLLGILSALAAPGAGRFLDSLNVRKQTQQIMATIRLARLIAVTKGVEVHLDLDESDGRIIRLSGGLNKVVECDFGDDDSLTMVPAHVVFFPEGHATPAILTFIKGDKIRTIVLDPLTGLPISQ; from the coding sequence ATGGCCCAAGTGCACGGCATTTTCCGAAATCATAAAGGGTTTACCCTTATTGAACTGCTCGTCGTTTTGTTGCTGCTGGGGATATTGTCCGCCCTGGCTGCACCGGGCGCCGGCAGATTCCTTGACAGTCTCAATGTCCGCAAGCAGACCCAGCAGATCATGGCAACAATTCGCCTGGCCCGACTGATCGCGGTGACCAAGGGGGTGGAAGTGCATCTGGACCTGGATGAATCCGACGGCAGGATCATCCGCCTTTCAGGCGGGTTGAACAAGGTTGTGGAATGTGATTTTGGCGACGATGACAGTTTGACCATGGTTCCCGCCCATGTGGTCTTTTTTCCCGAGGGGCATGCAACGCCTGCGATTTTGACATTTATCAAGGGCGATAAGATACGGACGATAGTCCTTGACCCGTTGACCGGACTGCCGATTTCCCAATGA
- a CDS encoding type II secretion system F family protein, which produces MGLFSYTALDSENTLKEGVFEDVDKEAVAKRLIMQGLRPLEIQRHRGRRKSFISLDKFRKEKITSTDIEFFTNQISLLLNAGLSLDGSLRIMKHHSNKLVFKDFAGQIERKLKEGKSFSQALADYPKYFSPMYINIAKAGEEGGILPAMLTEISEYQSTFQELKQFIISASIYPIILLLVGSISIVILLTTILPRFEILFEGVGRQLPFHVQILMSVAKFISSNMLISLGIALSPIIGAVLFIKSKGGKIALDRFSIRLPLLSGFVKALETTRIFRTIQVLVENGVHLSTALKISSGVAGNLEFQRLLKRATEALKEGRQVGQKLKSEGLFPELAADLLSIGEESGQVGQVCGQIADHYEKDLRNKIKRIIALIEPLFILVIAVIAGYVVISMLSVILSINDIAG; this is translated from the coding sequence TTGGGACTGTTTAGCTACACAGCCTTGGATTCTGAAAATACCCTGAAGGAAGGGGTCTTTGAGGATGTTGATAAAGAAGCCGTTGCCAAGCGTCTGATTATGCAGGGCTTGCGGCCCCTGGAGATTCAACGGCACCGGGGGAGAAGGAAGAGCTTTATCTCGCTGGATAAATTCAGGAAAGAAAAGATCACCAGCACGGATATCGAATTTTTTACCAATCAGATTTCGCTGCTCTTAAACGCCGGCCTGTCCCTTGACGGATCTTTGCGCATAATGAAGCACCACAGCAATAAACTGGTATTCAAGGATTTTGCCGGGCAGATTGAAAGAAAACTCAAGGAAGGAAAATCTTTTTCCCAGGCCCTGGCGGATTACCCTAAATATTTTTCACCGATGTATATCAATATAGCCAAGGCCGGCGAAGAGGGCGGTATCCTGCCGGCGATGCTCACCGAAATATCCGAGTATCAGTCAACCTTTCAGGAATTGAAACAGTTCATTATTTCGGCTTCCATTTATCCGATTATTCTGTTGCTGGTGGGATCAATTTCCATCGTTATTCTGCTGACCACGATTCTTCCCCGTTTTGAGATACTTTTTGAAGGTGTGGGTCGACAACTTCCCTTTCATGTGCAGATACTGATGAGCGTTGCAAAATTTATCAGTTCCAATATGCTTATTTCGCTGGGGATCGCCTTGTCGCCGATAATCGGTGCGGTTCTGTTCATAAAAAGCAAGGGAGGGAAAATTGCCCTGGACCGGTTTTCCATCCGACTGCCGCTGCTCTCAGGTTTTGTCAAGGCGCTGGAAACCACCCGGATTTTCAGGACTATTCAGGTACTGGTTGAAAACGGCGTGCATTTGTCAACCGCGTTAAAAATCAGCAGCGGCGTTGCCGGCAACCTGGAATTTCAACGGTTGCTCAAGCGCGCCACTGAAGCGCTGAAGGAAGGCCGGCAGGTGGGGCAGAAACTGAAAAGCGAGGGACTGTTTCCGGAACTTGCGGCCGATCTTCTGTCCATCGGTGAGGAGTCCGGGCAGGTGGGACAGGTCTGCGGCCAGATCGCGGATCATTACGAAAAGGATCTTCGAAATAAAATAAAGAGAATCATTGCGCTGATTGAGCCGCTGTTTATTCTGGTAATTGCGGTTATCGCCGGCTATGTGGTTATTTCAATGCTCTCGGTCATCCTGAGCATCAACGATATAGCCGGATAA
- a CDS encoding prepilin-type N-terminal cleavage/methylation domain-containing protein — MTMEQERMPGKRNHRKCQQGGFTLIEVLVAVTIMGLAYVVILQNFSMSMSNIVRVERKRAQIISDLIAFERQLQPEDPGEAGLLLDTASGEPFLEGRKYRLILVASENGDFETLLLEKN, encoded by the coding sequence ATGACCATGGAGCAGGAGCGCATGCCAGGGAAAAGGAATCACCGGAAATGTCAGCAGGGCGGGTTTACCCTGATTGAGGTGCTGGTCGCGGTAACCATAATGGGGCTTGCGTATGTGGTCATTCTGCAGAATTTCTCCATGTCCATGAGTAACATTGTCCGTGTTGAAAGAAAAAGAGCGCAGATCATCAGCGATTTGATCGCCTTTGAGCGGCAATTGCAGCCGGAAGATCCAGGCGAGGCAGGTTTGCTGCTTGACACCGCATCGGGGGAGCCGTTTCTTGAGGGCAGGAAATACCGCCTGATTCTGGTTGCAAGCGAGAACGGCGATTTTGAAACCTTGCTTCTGGAGAAAAATTAG